Proteins encoded together in one Pseudomonadota bacterium window:
- a CDS encoding PAS domain-containing protein, whose product MPYSSHPIINIALVGGSELCKQILEKTTFYFKQQGDQNTPIIAVADPDPQSPGMLFANNKGLITLVDYHELYDISYNIQLIIILNPDPKILEDILKTRPPRIRILSNQVFEIFWKVINHEGRKLREQNKAMETILNGIQDFISVITPDMTIVDANESLLKGIGCSGKEVIGRKCYEVLQKNPSACTSNGMICPLNEVIRTKRPVQQIRKHIDLKNKVRHIEVNIYPVWEKNGKIVKFIQISRDITKHMEEQEEITKRLEKMVEERTSQLKETHEKLIHKDKMASLGKLSASVVHEINNPIAGVLNLTILIKRMIQENPSEIKDMDEIVRYLNLMEKETRRTSRIVSYLLAFSRQNKMELKPLNFDKLIEQTLFLNSNLIKINNVKIKNKLDPNLPDIIGSEDQLQQVVMNLISNAVESMESYGEGVLTIETKHFPKKGSILVTFKDTGIGITKENLTKIFEPFFTTKKQGKGVGLGLSLAYGIIQDHGGSINVVSKEGKGTTFKIDLPIKR is encoded by the coding sequence ATGCCGTATTCATCTCATCCCATTATCAATATCGCTCTTGTAGGCGGAAGTGAATTATGCAAGCAAATTCTTGAAAAGACCACTTTCTATTTTAAACAGCAAGGTGACCAAAACACTCCCATTATTGCCGTTGCCGATCCGGACCCCCAAAGCCCCGGCATGTTGTTTGCGAATAATAAAGGTCTTATTACACTTGTCGACTATCATGAGCTTTATGATATCTCATACAACATACAACTGATAATAATTTTAAACCCTGATCCGAAAATCCTTGAAGATATTTTAAAAACAAGACCTCCCAGAATACGCATACTTTCGAATCAAGTGTTCGAAATTTTCTGGAAGGTAATAAATCATGAAGGACGAAAACTCAGGGAACAGAATAAAGCCATGGAAACCATTTTAAACGGTATCCAGGATTTCATATCTGTAATTACGCCTGATATGACTATAGTCGATGCCAACGAATCCCTGCTTAAAGGCATAGGTTGTTCAGGAAAAGAAGTTATTGGACGCAAATGTTACGAAGTTCTTCAAAAAAACCCTTCAGCATGCACAAGCAATGGGATGATATGCCCGCTGAATGAAGTTATACGTACCAAAAGACCGGTTCAACAGATAAGAAAACATATAGACCTTAAAAATAAAGTCCGGCATATTGAGGTTAATATATATCCTGTCTGGGAAAAAAACGGAAAGATCGTAAAATTTATCCAAATAAGCAGAGATATAACAAAGCATATGGAAGAGCAGGAAGAGATTACAAAGCGCCTTGAAAAAATGGTCGAGGAACGTACAAGCCAACTCAAGGAAACTCATGAAAAGTTAATCCATAAAGATAAAATGGCTTCTTTAGGCAAGCTCTCAGCATCGGTAGTTCACGAAATCAACAATCCCATAGCCGGTGTTCTTAATCTTACTATACTTATAAAACGCATGATTCAGGAAAACCCCTCCGAAATTAAAGATATGGATGAGATTGTACGTTATCTTAACCTTATGGAAAAAGAGACAAGACGGACAAGCAGAATTGTATCTTATCTTCTTGCATTTTCAAGACAGAACAAGATGGAGTTAAAGCCATTAAATTTTGATAAACTTATCGAGCAAACTCTTTTTTTAAATTCAAACCTTATTAAGATAAACAATGTAAAAATCAAAAACAAGCTTGATCCAAACTTACCGGATATTATCGGTTCGGAAGATCAGCTCCAACAAGTTGTGATGAATTTGATATCGAACGCTGTCGAATCTATGGAATCTTATGGTGAGGGTGTTTTAACGATTGAAACAAAACATTTTCCGAAAAAAGGTAGTATTTTAGTTACATTTAAAGATACGGGGATAGGCATTACAAAAGAAAATCTGACTAAAATATTCGAACCTTTTTTTACTACAAAAAAACAGGGTAAAGGCGTTGGGCTTGGTCTTTCCCTTGCTTATGGAATTATTCAGGATCATGGGGGTTCAATAAATGTTGTTTCCAAAGAAGGTAAAGGAACCACTTTTAAAATTGATCTTCCAATAAAACGTTAA
- a CDS encoding archaemetzincin gives MNIDSKHKIIISPIGNIDAKIIGSVKKVISHRFGFQAMVKPLLENIGFAFDPGRNQHNSTSILGKLESCAPEYALKVLAVTDVDLFIPILTHVYGEAQLGGRTSIVSIYRLKDCLSGIRESISLPERIVKEAIHELGHTFNLLHCKDHSCIMHYCRTEKDVDRKSDQLCRYCKILLDDEIKRLRP, from the coding sequence TTGAATATAGATTCCAAACATAAAATCATCATTTCTCCTATCGGAAATATTGATGCAAAAATAATCGGGTCTGTTAAAAAGGTGATAAGCCATAGATTCGGTTTTCAGGCTATGGTTAAACCATTGCTTGAAAATATCGGTTTTGCTTTTGATCCGGGCCGGAATCAGCATAATTCTACATCGATTTTAGGAAAGCTGGAAAGCTGTGCACCTGAGTATGCACTCAAAGTTCTTGCCGTAACCGATGTAGATCTATTCATTCCTATACTGACACATGTATACGGAGAAGCCCAGCTCGGGGGAAGAACCTCTATAGTATCGATATACAGGCTTAAAGATTGCCTCTCAGGAATCAGAGAAAGTATTTCATTACCGGAAAGAATTGTCAAAGAAGCAATCCATGAACTTGGTCATACATTCAATCTTCTGCATTGCAAAGATCATTCATGTATAATGCATTATTGCCGGACAGAGAAAGATGTTGACCGGAAATCGGATCAGTTGTGCAGGTACTGCAAAATACTTTTAGATGATGAGATTAAAAGATTAAGACCGTAA
- a CDS encoding FAD-dependent oxidoreductase, with amino-acid sequence MAERIVGSVMVVGGGIAGMQSALDLANSGYYVYLLEKTSAIGGLMSQLDKTFPTNDCAMUVISPKLVEVGRHLNIELLMNSELLELKGEQGSFQATVKQNPRFIDLSKCTSCGECTKVCPVVLSNEYDENLSVNKAAYKQYAQAIPGAYAIRKSDKAPCRLECPAGLNVQGYVQMVGQGKYKEALQIIMEDLPLPGVLGRICPHGCEDSCRRCEVDHPVAIRNLKRLAADKFDPRQIKIKTLSKRDEKVAIIGSGPAGLSAAYHLARKGVLSTIFEALPRAGGMLRVGIPEHRLPRDVLDNEIEVITNLGVEIKTNTPLGPDLTVEDLFSEGYKSVYIAIGAHKGFDLGVSGEKAKGVRQGVDFLREVNLTGKSEVGKNIAIIGGGNVAIDVARCAARLGAEKVNIIYRRTRAEMPAWEEEIHAAETEGAEITYLAAPDKVLTSEGRATGLRCIRMELGEPDSSGRRSPIPIEGSEFILDADQVIIAIGQNVDKSKLPIKLEIGKKGTIAVDAVTFQTNFPNIFAGGDAVSGAATAIKAIAAGKEAAESIVRYLDGKDMSEGREPITNENPIYRPVPENEPIKTRAEMPELSIEKRAGNFMEVELGFCEEAGKAEAQRCLNCGYCCECFQCVDACLAEAVDHSQSVVEKQIEVGSVILCPGTDTFDPSSLDEHYHYKTSPNVMTSLEFERILSASGPTMGHLVRLSDNKEPKKIAWLQCIGSRDNNKCGNGYCSSVCCMYAVKEAMIAKEHSHGNLDCAVFNMDMRTFGKDYEKYYNKAKDKDGVRFIKARVHTLEEVKESQNLKIKYADESGMMQEEEFDMVVLSVGLKIPQSTLDLAKRLNIDVDKYGFAKNKPFTPVETSRQGVYACGIFQGPKDIPSSVTEASAAACAAGGRLDAARGTRTKTVLIPDEIDLTGKDPRVGVFVCNCGVNISGVVDINNLAEFASTLPYVVFTGNNLFTCSQDSQDRMKEIIKEKELNRVVVAACTPKTHEGIFMDTLEACGLNKYLFEMANIRNQDSWAHSNDPVKATEKAKKLVKMAVARAATLNPLHEKKIPVNKRALVIGGGVSGMNAALGLADQGFETVIIEKEPKLGGMANRLTSTIEGEKIGVYLSELIKKVSDHSKIQVLTQSLIVGFSGFKGNFTTEVIVGPGMYERKIDHGVVILATGANEYIPKEYLYGQDPKVITQVELAQKLEEENAVEGVESVVMIQCVGSRNDENPNCSRICCQSAIKNAIHIKELDPDVNVYVLYRDMRTYGLLEDYYTEARRKGVFFFRYTLDEMPEVESTEEGLMVTFKDHILGKRLMVSADILALSSGMRPTDITELSSIVKLALNAEGYLLEAHVKLKPVDMATEGVFVCGTAHSPKLLSESIAQALAAASRATTFLSQDQLTLSAVTAYVEGEKCASCLICVRSCPYGVPKINADGVSEIDVALCHGCGVCAAECPAKAIELNWYEDDQILSKVEALLEGVL; translated from the coding sequence ATGGCTGAACGAATCGTTGGATCTGTTATGGTTGTGGGAGGTGGAATCGCAGGAATGCAGTCCGCTCTCGATCTTGCTAATTCCGGATATTATGTATATCTGCTTGAAAAAACATCCGCCATCGGCGGTCTCATGTCGCAGCTTGACAAGACATTTCCTACAAATGATTGTGCGATGTGAGTAATTTCTCCTAAACTGGTCGAGGTCGGCCGGCATTTGAACATTGAACTTCTGATGAATTCCGAACTCCTTGAACTTAAAGGAGAACAGGGAAGCTTTCAGGCGACAGTAAAACAAAATCCTCGTTTTATAGATCTTTCAAAATGTACAAGTTGCGGCGAATGCACAAAGGTCTGTCCTGTAGTCTTATCCAATGAATATGATGAAAACCTCTCAGTGAATAAAGCCGCTTATAAGCAATACGCGCAGGCTATTCCAGGAGCTTATGCTATCCGGAAAAGCGATAAAGCCCCTTGCCGGCTTGAATGTCCGGCAGGACTTAATGTTCAGGGCTATGTCCAGATGGTTGGTCAGGGTAAATATAAAGAAGCCCTTCAGATAATTATGGAGGATTTGCCTTTACCGGGTGTTCTTGGAAGAATATGTCCTCACGGATGCGAGGACTCCTGCCGCAGGTGTGAAGTGGATCATCCTGTTGCAATACGCAATCTCAAAAGGCTTGCCGCGGATAAATTCGATCCGAGGCAAATCAAGATCAAAACTCTTTCCAAAAGAGATGAAAAAGTCGCTATTATAGGGTCAGGTCCGGCGGGACTTTCTGCTGCATATCACCTTGCCCGTAAAGGTGTGCTTTCCACCATATTCGAAGCACTTCCCAGGGCCGGAGGTATGTTAAGGGTCGGCATACCGGAGCACAGGCTTCCCAGAGATGTTCTTGACAATGAAATAGAGGTAATAACAAATCTTGGCGTTGAAATTAAAACCAATACTCCTCTTGGCCCTGATCTGACTGTAGAAGACCTGTTTTCTGAAGGTTATAAATCCGTTTATATAGCGATCGGCGCGCACAAAGGTTTTGATCTTGGCGTTTCCGGAGAAAAAGCAAAAGGAGTGCGACAGGGTGTCGATTTCTTAAGGGAAGTAAACCTTACCGGAAAATCGGAAGTAGGCAAAAATATTGCTATCATAGGCGGCGGCAATGTCGCCATAGATGTTGCAAGATGCGCCGCAAGGCTTGGAGCCGAAAAGGTCAATATAATATACAGAAGAACCCGCGCCGAAATGCCTGCATGGGAAGAAGAGATTCATGCTGCTGAAACCGAAGGTGCTGAAATAACCTATCTTGCCGCACCTGATAAGGTTTTGACTTCGGAAGGAAGGGCTACAGGATTACGCTGTATCCGCATGGAACTTGGAGAACCGGACAGCAGCGGCAGACGCAGTCCCATACCGATTGAGGGGTCAGAATTTATTTTAGATGCTGATCAAGTAATAATAGCTATTGGTCAAAATGTTGATAAATCAAAACTGCCGATAAAACTTGAAATCGGCAAAAAAGGAACAATAGCAGTTGATGCGGTTACCTTTCAGACAAATTTTCCGAATATATTTGCAGGAGGTGATGCTGTTTCAGGTGCTGCTACGGCTATTAAAGCAATTGCAGCAGGAAAAGAAGCAGCCGAGTCGATTGTAAGATATCTTGATGGAAAAGATATGTCCGAAGGCCGGGAACCAATTACAAACGAAAATCCAATATACAGGCCGGTTCCTGAGAACGAACCCATAAAAACAAGAGCTGAAATGCCGGAGCTTTCCATTGAAAAAAGGGCCGGTAATTTTATGGAAGTTGAGCTTGGCTTTTGTGAAGAAGCAGGAAAAGCTGAAGCCCAAAGGTGTCTTAACTGCGGTTACTGCTGTGAATGCTTCCAGTGCGTAGATGCCTGTCTTGCAGAAGCTGTCGATCACAGCCAGAGTGTTGTTGAAAAACAAATAGAGGTAGGTTCTGTAATACTTTGCCCGGGAACCGATACTTTTGATCCATCATCTCTTGATGAACATTATCATTATAAGACAAGTCCGAATGTGATGACCAGCCTTGAATTTGAAAGAATATTAAGCGCATCGGGCCCAACAATGGGGCATCTTGTAAGGCTGAGTGATAATAAAGAGCCTAAAAAAATCGCATGGCTTCAATGCATAGGTTCAAGAGATAACAATAAATGCGGAAACGGTTATTGTTCTTCCGTATGTTGCATGTATGCAGTCAAAGAAGCAATGATTGCAAAAGAGCATTCACACGGCAACCTTGATTGTGCTGTATTTAATATGGATATGCGCACATTTGGTAAAGATTACGAGAAGTATTACAACAAAGCAAAAGACAAAGACGGAGTCCGTTTTATAAAAGCGCGCGTTCACACTTTGGAGGAGGTTAAAGAAAGTCAAAATCTTAAAATAAAATATGCGGATGAATCGGGCATGATGCAGGAAGAAGAATTTGACATGGTTGTGCTTTCTGTAGGCCTTAAAATCCCGCAATCCACGCTTGATCTTGCAAAACGGCTAAATATAGATGTAGATAAGTACGGTTTTGCCAAAAATAAACCTTTCACACCTGTTGAAACATCAAGACAGGGAGTATATGCCTGCGGAATTTTTCAGGGCCCAAAGGATATTCCAAGTTCAGTGACAGAAGCAAGCGCTGCTGCATGTGCTGCTGGAGGCAGGCTTGATGCGGCAAGAGGCACAAGAACAAAAACAGTCCTTATACCTGATGAAATTGATTTAACCGGAAAAGACCCCAGAGTAGGAGTATTTGTTTGCAATTGCGGTGTAAATATTTCCGGTGTGGTAGATATAAATAATTTGGCTGAATTTGCTTCTACCCTTCCTTATGTGGTTTTTACGGGAAATAATCTTTTTACCTGTTCCCAGGATTCTCAAGACAGGATGAAAGAGATTATAAAAGAGAAAGAGCTTAACAGAGTTGTTGTTGCGGCTTGTACGCCTAAAACCCATGAAGGAATATTCATGGATACCCTTGAAGCTTGTGGTTTGAATAAATATCTATTTGAAATGGCAAATATACGCAATCAGGATTCATGGGCTCATTCCAATGACCCTGTTAAGGCAACCGAAAAGGCAAAAAAACTTGTTAAAATGGCGGTTGCAAGGGCTGCAACACTTAACCCTCTTCATGAAAAGAAAATTCCCGTCAATAAAAGGGCACTTGTTATAGGCGGAGGAGTATCTGGAATGAATGCAGCGCTTGGTCTTGCGGACCAGGGCTTTGAAACGGTCATTATTGAAAAAGAACCTAAGCTTGGTGGCATGGCAAACCGGCTTACTTCAACCATTGAGGGAGAAAAGATAGGAGTTTATCTTTCTGAGCTTATAAAAAAAGTATCAGATCATTCTAAAATACAAGTCTTAACCCAGTCTCTTATAGTCGGGTTCTCCGGGTTTAAAGGGAATTTTACTACAGAAGTTATTGTGGGCCCCGGTATGTATGAAAGAAAAATCGATCATGGGGTTGTAATTCTTGCAACCGGAGCAAATGAGTATATCCCAAAAGAATATTTGTACGGACAAGATCCAAAAGTAATTACTCAGGTAGAACTGGCGCAGAAACTTGAAGAAGAAAATGCTGTCGAAGGAGTTGAAAGTGTTGTTATGATTCAGTGTGTTGGGTCAAGAAATGATGAGAATCCGAATTGCTCCAGAATATGTTGCCAGAGCGCTATAAAAAATGCAATCCACATTAAAGAGCTTGACCCTGATGTCAATGTCTATGTTTTGTACAGAGACATGAGGACATATGGACTTCTGGAAGATTATTATACTGAAGCAAGAAGAAAAGGTGTTTTCTTCTTCCGTTATACTCTTGATGAAATGCCGGAAGTAGAGTCAACTGAAGAAGGTTTGATGGTAACATTTAAGGACCATATTTTAGGAAAACGTCTTATGGTTTCAGCAGATATTCTTGCACTTAGCTCCGGCATGAGGCCCACAGATATCACTGAATTATCTTCCATTGTAAAGCTTGCATTAAATGCAGAAGGTTATCTGTTAGAAGCCCATGTAAAGCTAAAACCCGTAGATATGGCAACCGAAGGAGTTTTTGTGTGCGGAACGGCACACAGTCCTAAATTGCTTTCGGAATCAATTGCTCAGGCTTTGGCCGCTGCTTCCAGAGCAACTACATTCCTTTCTCAGGATCAACTAACACTTTCTGCTGTTACTGCCTATGTGGAAGGTGAAAAATGCGCATCATGTCTGATATGTGTAAGGTCTTGTCCTTATGGTGTTCCAAAAATCAATGCTGATGGAGTGAGCGAAATAGATGTTGCTCTTTGTCATGGTTGTGGTGTGTGTGCAGCCGAATGTCCGGCAAAGGCCATAGAATTGAACTGGTATGAGGATGATCAGATATTAAGCAAGGTTGAAGCCTTGCTGGAAGGAGTTCTATGA
- a CDS encoding glycine cleavage system protein H — protein MASQKEQRSKVGYGSTYRKGNTKETNPTEIKTVLGGQTWMVKPDKSAHTTNPCIWMQAGLVNFKDCNNFYDCTTCKYDLGMSKKVEKGNSISWQDAMRTKPYLNRICRHSLTNRIEKRACAYDYKCATCDFDQFFEDVWTTKNKAMPGEIQQVKGFDVPVGYYFHNGHTWARIESGGFIRIGLDDFSLKLLGKADAFDLPLMGKELDQGAAGWGLRRKDNKADVLSPVDGVIVEVNADVREKPELANREPYGDGWLFMVRSPDIKKTVKQLMDDTNSLGWISEEVVALERMVEDVAGPLAADGGYFMEDIYGNLPGLDWSNLTKTFLKT, from the coding sequence ATGGCAAGTCAAAAAGAGCAAAGAAGCAAAGTGGGATATGGATCTACTTACAGAAAAGGTAATACTAAAGAAACTAATCCAACCGAAATAAAAACCGTTTTGGGAGGACAGACCTGGATGGTAAAACCTGACAAAAGCGCGCATACAACCAATCCCTGTATATGGATGCAGGCCGGCCTTGTGAATTTTAAAGATTGTAATAATTTTTATGATTGTACCACATGCAAATATGATCTTGGCATGAGTAAAAAAGTAGAAAAAGGAAACAGCATCAGCTGGCAGGATGCAATGAGAACAAAGCCTTATTTAAACAGGATTTGCAGGCACAGCCTTACAAACAGGATTGAAAAGAGAGCCTGCGCCTATGATTATAAATGTGCAACATGCGATTTTGACCAGTTTTTTGAAGATGTCTGGACAACCAAAAACAAGGCAATGCCCGGCGAAATCCAACAGGTAAAAGGCTTTGATGTTCCCGTGGGTTATTATTTCCATAACGGCCATACATGGGCAAGAATTGAAAGCGGAGGATTTATCAGAATCGGGCTTGACGATTTTTCTTTAAAATTATTAGGCAAAGCCGATGCGTTTGACCTTCCGCTAATGGGAAAAGAACTTGATCAGGGAGCAGCCGGTTGGGGATTAAGACGCAAAGATAACAAGGCGGATGTTCTTTCTCCGGTTGATGGTGTAATAGTTGAAGTAAATGCCGATGTAAGGGAAAAACCCGAACTTGCAAACCGTGAACCTTATGGAGACGGCTGGCTCTTTATGGTGCGTTCACCGGACATCAAGAAAACGGTTAAACAGCTTATGGATGATACGAATAGTCTCGGATGGATAAGTGAAGAAGTAGTTGCGCTTGAAAGAATGGTGGAAGATGTCGCCGGACCTCTTGCAGCTGATGGCGGCTATTTTATGGAAGATATTTACGGAAATCTTCCGGGTCTTGACTGGAGTAATCTTACAAAAACTTTTCTTAAAACATGA
- a CDS encoding sigma-54 dependent transcriptional regulator, translated as MNRAKLLIVDDELIMRESLAGWLQRDGHEVQTAESGEEALDKIKDTRFDILLVDIKMEGISGLEVLKAVKESDPDVSVVMITAYGSIQTAIEAMKKGAYDYLLKPFDPHELGVLIEKILENQAQARENLYLREQFKETTRFESLIGQSGVMQEVFELIQNVAPLNTTVLITGETGTGKGLAAKAVHTHSTRCQGPFVVVNCGAIPENLMESELFGYQKGAFTDAKTTKKGRLEMAHGGTLFLDEIGEIGMRMQIDLLRVLEDRIFYRVGGTQPIEADFRIIAATNRNLQEAIAKGIFREDLYYRLNVVSFKMPSLRERKEDIPLLADHFLHRFTQETNKQIDRISRDAMDEMMLYEWPGNVRELENAIERSVVIAKKRNIIPQDLPIFRPDGIYIPSKNTLEGIEKNHINRILSENDWNISATAKVLGIDRSTLYSKIKRYNIIKP; from the coding sequence ATGAACAGAGCAAAGCTTCTTATAGTTGATGACGAGCTGATAATGAGAGAATCATTGGCCGGATGGCTTCAAAGAGACGGCCACGAGGTCCAAACAGCGGAAAGCGGGGAAGAAGCTCTTGATAAAATCAAAGACACCCGATTTGATATACTGCTTGTAGATATAAAGATGGAAGGAATAAGCGGCCTTGAAGTATTAAAAGCAGTTAAAGAAAGCGACCCTGATGTTTCCGTTGTTATGATTACGGCATATGGCTCCATACAAACCGCAATTGAAGCTATGAAAAAAGGAGCATATGATTATCTTCTCAAACCTTTTGACCCGCATGAGCTTGGTGTTCTTATAGAAAAAATACTGGAAAATCAGGCTCAGGCAAGGGAAAATCTTTATCTTAGAGAACAATTCAAGGAAACAACAAGATTTGAAAGCCTGATAGGTCAATCCGGTGTAATGCAGGAAGTATTTGAGCTTATACAAAATGTTGCTCCTTTAAATACTACGGTGCTTATCACTGGTGAAACCGGCACGGGAAAAGGTCTTGCAGCAAAGGCCGTACATACACACAGCACAAGATGCCAGGGTCCTTTTGTAGTGGTTAATTGCGGCGCCATACCTGAGAATCTGATGGAAAGTGAACTATTCGGATACCAGAAAGGAGCTTTTACCGATGCTAAAACTACAAAAAAAGGCCGTCTTGAGATGGCTCATGGAGGAACACTCTTTCTGGATGAAATCGGAGAGATCGGCATGCGAATGCAGATCGATCTGTTGCGGGTGCTTGAAGATCGTATATTTTACAGGGTTGGCGGCACTCAGCCTATAGAAGCGGATTTCAGGATTATTGCCGCCACAAACAGAAACCTTCAGGAAGCTATCGCAAAAGGTATATTCAGAGAAGATTTATATTACCGGTTGAATGTCGTTTCATTTAAAATGCCTTCATTAAGAGAAAGAAAGGAAGACATTCCGCTTTTGGCCGATCACTTTCTCCATCGTTTTACACAGGAAACAAACAAGCAAATTGACCGTATAAGTCGTGATGCAATGGATGAAATGATGCTTTATGAATGGCCGGGTAATGTAAGAGAGCTTGAAAATGCAATAGAGCGGTCGGTTGTTATCGCAAAAAAAAGAAACATTATCCCTCAGGATTTGCCTATTTTCCGGCCTGATGGAATTTATATTCCATCCAAGAACACCCTTGAAGGAATTGAAAAAAACCATATTAACAGAATACTTTCTGAAAACGATTGGAATATATCCGCTACAGCCAAAGTATTAGGGATTGACAGGTCAACACTTTACAGCAAGATTAAACGATACAACATAATAAAACCTTAG
- a CDS encoding hydrogenase iron-sulfur subunit — protein sequence MNQDFEPVIIAFCCNYUGYTAADLAGSMRLTYPTNIKIIRVPCTGKVDILHIMRAFEKGADGVYAVGCMEGECHYNSGNLRARKRIEQAQQILDKIGIGGERVQMRNLSSAEGPRFAQYAIEIDELIRKLGPNPIKVAAKNKAA from the coding sequence ATGAATCAGGATTTTGAACCGGTTATCATTGCTTTTTGCTGTAATTACTGAGGCTATACTGCTGCGGACCTGGCAGGTTCCATGAGGTTAACTTATCCTACCAATATTAAAATCATACGTGTTCCATGTACCGGAAAAGTTGATATACTTCATATTATGCGTGCCTTTGAAAAAGGAGCTGATGGAGTATATGCCGTAGGTTGCATGGAAGGTGAATGCCATTACAACAGTGGAAACCTAAGGGCAAGAAAGAGAATTGAACAGGCCCAACAAATCCTTGATAAAATTGGGATAGGAGGAGAAAGGGTTCAGATGAGAAATCTTTCTTCAGCAGAAGGGCCGAGGTTTGCACAGTACGCTATTGAAATAGATGAGCTTATAAGAAAACTTGGTCCGAATCCTATTAAAGTTGCCGCCAAAAACAAAGCAGCTTAA
- a CDS encoding glycine cleavage system protein H gives MESLRLNKENKKSSPCVWMQAGVVRSKNCNALYNCATCQYDITMTDMADTNKNIAGKSTAKGKKHKNIVHWMEKLKDLPVSKRPCIHHMKGRIDFKPCGHDYMCVNCEFDQYFSDQYTVHATVNPVEVLNVQGFKIPQGYYLHKGHAWVKIEEGKTVRIGLDDFALKVFGPLEQIEAPLIGKQLIQNKSQITIKRGNRCATLLSPVSGVVTDINPKLREDAMPAGKNPYTDGWILRVHSEKLKDDIKNLYIADQSKEFMKKEVDVLYKAIENSGQLLNTDGGFLAENIYGNIPQLGWEKLTQLFLRS, from the coding sequence ATGGAATCTCTCCGATTAAATAAAGAAAACAAAAAAAGCTCCCCCTGTGTATGGATGCAGGCCGGAGTTGTTCGCTCAAAGAATTGTAATGCTTTATATAACTGTGCGACCTGCCAATATGATATAACCATGACTGATATGGCAGATACAAACAAAAATATTGCCGGAAAAAGTACTGCCAAAGGTAAAAAGCATAAAAACATTGTACACTGGATGGAAAAGCTGAAAGATTTACCTGTATCAAAAAGACCATGCATACACCATATGAAAGGCCGGATAGATTTCAAGCCCTGCGGGCATGATTATATGTGCGTAAATTGTGAGTTCGACCAGTATTTTTCTGATCAATATACTGTTCATGCAACTGTTAACCCGGTTGAAGTATTAAATGTTCAGGGATTCAAAATTCCTCAGGGCTATTATCTTCATAAAGGACATGCATGGGTCAAGATTGAAGAAGGAAAAACCGTAAGAATAGGACTTGATGATTTTGCACTTAAAGTATTCGGTCCGCTTGAACAAATTGAAGCTCCACTTATTGGAAAACAGCTGATACAGAACAAATCGCAGATTACCATAAAACGCGGCAATCGCTGTGCAACTTTGCTTTCACCTGTTAGTGGAGTGGTAACAGACATCAATCCTAAATTAAGAGAGGATGCAATGCCGGCCGGAAAAAATCCTTATACTGACGGCTGGATTTTAAGAGTTCACTCTGAAAAATTAAAAGATGACATAAAGAACCTTTACATTGCCGATCAATCAAAGGAATTCATGAAAAAAGAAGTAGATGTTCTTTACAAAGCTATCGAAAATTCCGGTCAGCTTTTAAATACCGACGGAGGCTTTCTTGCCGAAAATATTTACGGTAATATACCGCAACTTGGCTGGGAGAAACTAACGCAGCTATTTTTACGGTCTTAA